The Pseudomonas alkylphenolica genomic sequence CGGCAACTGCTGGTGGCGCAATTGGCGCTGGATGACCCCACGCCGGCACTCTATCTGGGCCGCCCCTGTCAGTTCGTCAGCGTCTCGAGCTGTACGCCTGAAATGTGGACGAACCGGCGCTTCTCCGAAGAGGTCATTGCCAGTCTTGATCAGGCGCTGGATCTGCTCAAAGCGCGTTATCGCAATCAGGACTTCGAACTGGTCGGCTACTCCGGTGGCGCCGCAGTGGCACTGCTGTTGGCTACCAGGCGTGACGACATTGCCCAGCTACAAACGCTGGCGGGTAACCTCAGCCCGACGGAGTGGGTCCGGATACACCAGCTCACACCTTTGCGCGGTTCGCTTGAGCCCTTGCAGTACCGCCAACGTCTGGCTTCGATCCCGCAACGGCACTTGTTCGGCAGTGAGGACCGGGTGATTCCGAGCGCTATTGAAGGGTTTTACCGCCGTCAATTAGGGCCGGCCGCATGCCTGGAAACCCTCGTGATACCGGGTGTCAGCCATGAGACTGGATGGAACCAGGCCTGGCAGCGCTGGCGAGAGCAGCCGATCAAATGTGCGTTGCCTGCACGAGAGGGAACTGCTGAGGGTGCAGAAGAGGGCGTAGCAGGTAGCCTGTCCCGTTAGTTTAGTAATAACCAACCTGAGCGTTAGAAAAGCAGAGTCTAACTACCTTAACTTCCGTGCCACCTTACACGGCAAGAAAAACTGACCACAGGAAAACGTTATTGTTCGTTGCGAGGGCTGCCCGAGTGGCCAGTTCGGCATCGAATGGAACGAGACCCGGATGTCTCGCCTGGGAAGGCTTAGTTAATCCCGGTGTCTTGAGTGATTTGCAATCACCCATGAACAGTAGGAGATAACAATAATGATCAGGACTCTGAAATTCGCAGCGCTGGCAACCGGGTTGTTGACTGCCAGTCATGGCCTTGCGGCCGATCTCACCATCGTCTCCTTCGGTGGCGCCAACAAAGAGGCCCAGGTAAAGGCCTTCTACAAACCCTGGCAGCAAGCCAGCGGCAGCAAGATTATTTCCGGTGAATACAACGGCGAAATGGCCAAGGTCAAAGCCATGGTCGACACCCGCAGCGTCTCCTGGGATGCGGTGGAAGTCGAATCGGCCGAGCTTGCCCGCGGTTGTGACGAAGGCATGTTCGAAACCCTCGACCCGGCGCAGATCGGTCTCGACAGCAAAGACTTCGTACCCGGTGCCATCCAGCCATGCGGCATCGGTTTCCTGGTGTATTCGACGGTACTGGCCTATAACGCCAGCAAGTTGAAAGAAGCGCCCACCGGCTGGCAAGACTTCTGGGATGTCGAGCGCTTCCCGGGCAAGCGCGGCCTGCGCAAACTGGCCAAATCGACCCTGGAATTCGCCCTGATCGCCGACGGTGTAGCGCCTGGGGAGGTCTACACCTTGCTGGCGACCGAGGCGGGTCAGGATCGCGCCTTTGCCAAACTCGACCAGATCAAGCCGCACATTCAGTGGTGGGAAGCCGGCGCACAGCCGCCGCAGTACCTCGCGGCCGGGGATGTGGTGATGAGTTCGGTGTACAACGGCCGCCTTTCGGCTGAGCAACGCAAAACCTATGACCTGAAGATCGTCTGGTCGGGCGGGCTCTACGAGTTCGACTCCTGGGCCATCCCGCGCGGTGCTTCACGCCAGGAGAAAACCCGCGAATTCATCGCCTTCTCGCTGGAGCCTGTGCAACAGAAAAGCTTTGCCGAGCACATCGACTACGGCGCCGCCAACCTGCAGGCGATGGACCTGCTCGACAAGGCGCGCATCGCCGAACTGCCCACCGCGCCAGAGAACCTCGCGCAGCAGGTGCCGGTAGATGCGCTGTTCTGGGCGGACCATGGCGAACACCTGGAGCAGCGTTTCAACGCCTGGGCTTCGCGCTGATTTTTTGAGTGGCCATGCCAGCCATGGGGTGTATACCCCATGGCTTTTTCAAGGGTTGGCGTTAGCCCTCAGGAAATGGCGTTCAGTCCGGCCTGTTGTGCCTTGGCCGCGGCGCGGCTGCGCAGCCAGCTGAAAGCAATGGCGAGTATCAGCGCGAAACCGACATAGCCCAGCAGTGGATAAACGGTGCCGACCAGCTTGCTGAAGCCGCCCAGGCTCAAGACCAGACCTACGCATACAGTCGCTGCGCTGACCAGTTTGAAGCGGCGCGTATCAGGCTTGGCAAAGCGGGCGCTGAAGGCAAAGAACATTCCAACCGCAGTGCTGTAGATCATGCAAACCAGTGCGATCGACATCACCACCGACAGGATTGGCGAGATGCGCCCGGAAAGTGCCAGGGCCGGCATTTCGATGCCCTGCAACTGGTTGATGTTGGCGAACAGGCCGATGTTCAACAACAGGATCAACGCACCCAGACCCAGACCTCCGAGTACACCGCCGACTGCTGCAGCCCTGGGCTGTTTGGTCATGCCGCCGATGACTGCCAGCATCGGGAAGCCCACGGCGATATTGAACGATGCGTACAGCAAGGCGCCAACGAACCAGTTGCCTGTGACCGTCTCGTTGTTCTCGCGGGCGGCCGCGTCGAGGGCCTCGATCGAAGCGTTGTAGCTGAAGATCGAGTAAGTGGTGATGAGCAGTACCATGGCCAGCAGGAAAGGCATAACCGCGCTGATCAGGTTGATAATGCGCTTGACGTTCAGACACAGGGTGGCAATCACCAGCACGGTCATCAGTACACCGCCGAACAGCGGTGGCAGGTTGTACTCCTGGGTGAAGATCGAACCACTGCCCGCCAGCATCACCACGCCGACGCCGTACAGGAAGAACGACAGCACAACATCGACCAGCAGCCCGATTCGGCTACCGAACAATCTGTACAGGACTTCCTTGTGCGAGTTCGCTTGCATCTGCGAACTCATCCGGGCGATCTGCATGCCGAGGAAGGCAAACAGCACACCGCTCACCAGAGTGCCGACGATGCCTATCAGCCCATAGCCGGTGAAGAACTGCAGTACCTCCTGCCCGGAGGCAAAGCCGCCGCCGATCACCACTGACATGTAAGCAAGCGCAATCTGGATAGATTGTTTATTCATTACACTTAATCTCGTTCTTAGACTTATTAGTTGCATGGAATAGCGCGGTAACTCCTGCCCGCGCCATTCCGCATAGCGACGATCTGCATGGCTGCACAACAAGCACCCTGGCTCGCTGGATCGTGCAGGCATGCCGACGCCAGGCGCAGTATAGGAAGAGTGGGCTAGTTGTTTTGACTGTATAGGCAGTCATATCTGGCGAAAAGTGCTGTAGAAGCTTGATTTGTAATACTGTTTTCGCGAAACGGCAGAAATTTACCGAAAAGTCCTCTACAGTCTGGCCCATTGCAAGCCTAAGTCCGGCGGATTTCCAGCGTAGCCTTCAGCCCGCCTACCGCGCGGTTTTCCAGCCTGACCTGGCCACCGAGTCGCATGGCAATAGCCTGCACGATGGTCAAGCCCAAGCCAGCGCCCTGGTCATTGCCACGGCTGTAGAAGCGTTCGAAAAGCCGCTCACGCTCTGCCTCATCGATGCCCGGTCCGTCATCTTCGACCGACAGTTCGAAATGCTTGTCCCGGCACGCCAGGCGCACGGTGATCAGGCCCTTGGCCGGTGAAAAGTTCGCCGCATTGGTGAGCAGGTTGTGCAATGCGATAGTGATCGCCGCATTGTCTACCTGCGCCCGATAATCGCCTGGCTCGACGTCGAACTCCAGCTCCAGGCCTTTGTCCAGCAGCCAGGCAGTGAGTTGCGCAAGGCTGTCGCGAACGGTGCTTTGAAGGTCAGTCTGCAACGCTTTGCGGGTGCTGGCCTGGGGCTCCAGGCGGGCCATGGTCAGCAGTTGATTGACCAGCCGGGTGGTGCGGTCCACGCCACTGATCAAGTAGTTCAACGACTCGCGACGCTGCTCCGGTGTTCCGGCTTCCAGCAGGTTCTGTGCGTGTACCCGCAGTACCGCCAGGGGTGTGCGCATTTCATGCGCGGCATCGGCGATGAAGCGGCGCTCACGGCCCAATACATCCTCGATCTGCGCCAGCATCCGGTTGAGTGCCGACTGCATGGGCTCAAGCTCCGTGGGCAACGGCATCATCTTCAGCGGTTCAAGCGAGCCTGCATGCCGTGCGCGCAAGGTCGCCGCCATGTCCGCCAGCGGCTTGAGCCCCCAGCCAATCGCCAGCCACACCAATGCAACGAGGATCAGGCTGCCGAGCACATTGGGCCAGAGGGTATGGCGCACGATGCGGCCTACCAGGTCCGAGCGGACATCGTCGCGTTCGCCGACCCATATGCGCAGATGGTTTTCCTTGTCTTCGAGCAGAAACCCACGCCAGGTGCGCTGTTTGAGGTCGGTCACATCGCTGAAGCCTGCGGTCGTCGGCGCCCGCTCGAAGGACGGGGCGCTGGCGGTCTGTACCAGCACATCGCCTTGCGGGTTCCACACCTGGAAAGCGATCTTGCTTTCATAGGGATGGCCATCGACCTTGGGCATGGCTTCGCCCAGGGCTTTGTTGAAGGCTTGATAAAGCTCGTTATGTTCGCGTGTCGCCACGGGCATGCGCATGACGCCCTGAAGCAGCCGTGCGTTCTGCGCCAGCTGGGCGTCGTAAACCTCGGCGATTTCGTGATTGCTGTCGTGCAGGTTGAGCAGACTGATCACCAGCAGGCCGGACAGCATCAGGCCGATGATCAAGGTCAGGGTGCGCCGCCGGATCGAAGTCATGAGCCCTGTTCTACCCGGTAACCGACACCACGGATCGTGCGGATCAGGTCGGTGGAGAATTTTTTGCGCAAGTGGTGGATGTGGACTTCCAGGGTGTTGCTCTCGGCTTCTTCATTCCAGCCGTACAACAACTGGGTCAGGCGCTCGCGCGTCATCACCCGGCCCGGGGGCGACAGCAGTTCGTGCAGCAGCTGATATTCCTTGGGCGTCAGGGACACGAGCCGACCGTTATAGGTGACCTGCTGGTTGCCGGGGTCCAGCGTGATGCCAGCATGCTGGATCAGTGCGCTGGCGCGTCCGGCGCAACGGCGCAGCAGCGCGCGCAGCCGGGCCTTGAGTTCATTCAGGTCAAAGGGTTTGACCAGGTAGTCGTCTGCACCGGCGTCCAGCCCGGCAATGCGGTCTTCGGTTGCATCTCTGGCCGTCAGGATCAACACCGGCAATGCCGAGCCGCTTTGGCGCAGGCGGCGCAGCACTTCCAGCCCGTCCAGGCGCGGCAGGCCAAGGTCGAGCACGGCCAGGTCGAAGGTTTCGCTGAGCAGCGAGTGCAAGGCGCTGCTGCCGTCCTGCAGCCAGTCGACCGTGTAGCCCTCGCGCCCCAAGGCCTGATGAATGCCCTCACCGAGGGCGACGTCGTCTTCGATCAGTAATAGCCGCACCGGAACTCCTGTCAGTCAACTTTCTTGTGGATGTCGACCAGCAACGCTTTGATTTCGTCACGACGACCTGCGTCCGCGCTTTCCCGACCCGGTCGTGGTGCTGCTTGCAGGGCCTTCTGCAAGGCTGTTCGGGCTTCGCTGTATTTCTTCTGACGGTAGAGGTGATCGCCCCAGAAGTACAGGCTGTCGATGCCGTCGGGGTTGACCTGCAACGCCTGCTGGAGCAACTGCTCAGCCTTGTCGGCATCGCCGAAGCCGATCGGCCAGCCCGGTACCCGGTCATACAGCGCTGCCAGGCTGGTGTAGGCCGAGCCTTGCAATGCCTTGGGGTCCAGGCTCAAGGCTTTCTCAAGGTCGGCTTTGGCTGCCTTGACCTTGCTCAACGCGCCCAGCCCGCCTTGGGCACCAGCCCAACTGCTGGTGACGATGCCCGACCAGATCCACGCTTCCGCCGCTGCAGGTTGATTATGGGTAAGCGCCGCCGTCTGGCTGGCGAGTTGTTCGAACGCTGCGGGACGTTGTGCGGCCGGCAACTGATACTGAATGGTTGCCCAGCGTTGCTGGATCTCGGCAAGGCGTTGCTGATCGCCGGCATCCAGCGCCGCCCAGGCGCCCTGGCTGAGCAGACCGATGAGCATGCAGATGGCAGGTTTGTTCATGGCTTGAGGTCTTCCTTCGCGGGTTTCTGGCTCAGACGACGGATCAGTGGCAGGTGCTTGCGCAAGCCACGGTCGACAAGATTGGGGAGCAGAGTGTTCAAACGTACGAAGAAGCGCTCCGGCCAGCCCAGGTACAGGTCGCGATGATCATTGGCGATGGCGCGCAGCACTGCCGCCGCCACTTGCTGTGGCTCGTCGACCCCGGACTTGAGTGCGTCGTTGAGCGCCTGTGCCGCCACGCTGTTCATGCTCGTGCGGGTCGCACGAGGGGCTACGTACAGCACATTGACGCTGGTGTCGGCCAGTTCACGGCGCAACGCCTCGGAGAATCCGCGCAAGGCGAATTTGCTGGCACTGTAAGTGGCATAGCCAGGATAGGCGATCGAGCCGTAGGTCGAACCCACATTCACCACCATGGCACTTTTGGCCTTGCGCAGTAGTGGCAACAGGCTTTTTGTCAGGCACAGGGGGGCGCCGACATTGACGGCCAGCATGGCGTTGATTTCGCTGTCATCCAGCTGTTCGATCATCGCAAAACGGTTGATGCCCGCTGCGTTGATCAGCAGATTGATGCCACCGATGGCTTGGGCTGCCAGCAGCACCTTGCTCCGGTCGCTGGCGGTGGTCAGGTCTGCACTGATCCAGGAAATGCTCTCTGGGTAGCTCAATAACAGCGATTCCAGCGCGTCCCGGTGGCGGGACACGGCAATCACTCGCGCCCCCTCGGCACACAGCCCCTGGGCGATTGCCAGGCCGATACCACCGCTGGCACCGGTCAACACCACGCGAGCATCAGACAGGCGCATGTGTCTGCTCCCCGTCCAGTGGCAAACCACGGAACATATCGGTGTACAGCCGGTACACCACCCGTGAGGCATGGATTACAGCGGCCTGGTCGTGCGGGTCGTCGAGCTGGTCCATCAAGCGGCGGTAGGTCTGCATGTGCCCGATATCCAGCGTACCGTGGGAGTTGAGGTAGCTGAAGGCAGTGTCCGGCAGTTTCAAGCCCGCCTGGATGCTGCCAGCGGCATGCGTCGCCAGGGCGATACTGGTGCCCTCCAGCACATTGACCATGCCGAACAGGCCGACCGGGTTATCGCGGGCGATCAGGTCGTAGAGGAAGCTGACCATCAGCTCGATCGGCAGTGCCGGGCGACCGTTGCGCACGGCCTCCTTATCGCCACCACAGGCCTCGATGTCGTCGAGTACCCAGGCCTCGTGCCCGTACTCGTCCTCGATATAGTCGCAGACGGCCTGGCGCAGCCATTCCAGGCGCGACGGTAAACGCGCACCGCAGGCCATCATCAGCGGTACGGTATGGCGCACGTGATAGTAAGCCTGGGTCAAAAATGCCCGGTAGCTGTCCAGACTGACTTTGCCTTCAAGGGCATCGCGGATGATCGGCAGGCTGAACAATGCCTGGCGTTCATCGGCGGTCGCGTGTTGCAAGGTGTCGAAAAAGCTCATCGTGCGGTGTCCTCGGAGAATTCGCCTGCGCTCAGGAGCATGCGGTAGCGTTCGGCGATGGCATCCCGGCGCGGGCGGCCATTGACGGTCAGCAGGCCATTGTCGGGCGTGAAGGGTTGCTCGAGTCGGGTCCAGCGATGGGCCCGGGCGTAGTCGGGTAGCGACTGGTTGGCTTGTGCCACGGCGGCCGCCAGTTGCTCGTCGGTGCAGTCAGAACGCTGCGGCCAGAGCAGCGCATGGTTGCAGGGCATGGCTTCGCCGTAGACGAAGGCCTGTGCGATCACGCCGCGTTGGGTGAGTTCGGCCTCGACCCATTCCGGGTTCACGTTGCGGCCGAAGCTGGTGACGAACTGGTGCTTCTTGCGCCCTTTGAGGTACAGGTAGCCGTCGGCATCGAATTCCCCGAGGTCGCCGCTGGCCCACCATTCGCAGGTCTGCGCAGGCTCGCCCAGATAGCCGAGCAGGGTCGGGCCCTTGACCAGCACTTCGCCATCTTCGGCCAGGCGTACCTGCAGGTGGGGCAGCGGCCGCCCGACACTGCCGGGACGGCAAGCCTGGGGTTGGTTCAGGCACACCACCGAAGCACATTCCGATAGCCCGTAGCCTTCGTAAACCGGCATGCCAACCTGCTGGGCACGGGCGAGCAGTGCTGTGCTGACCCTGGCGCCGCCCACTGCGGCAAAGCGCAAGGCGCCTGGATTGAAGGCGTGTTGTTCGGCGGCGCTGACCAGCAGCAACAGCAACTGCGGCACCAGAATCACACTGTGCGGCGCACGTTCGGCCAGAAAGCCCAGCAACCGTGGTGTATCGATACCTGTGGCACCCTGGATACCCAGGGTCTGCGGGCCAGGAAGGCTCAGGGTGGCGCCCGCCAGTAGCGCGGCATAGCAGCCCAGGTTTTCCAGCAGTATCGCCAGCGGCAGCAGCGCCAGGTGATGCTGCGGATCCGTGACTTTGCTGGCCTGGTGCAACGCGCGGGCGACACTCAGGATGCTCGCGGCACTCAGGCACACCCCCTTGGGCGTGCCGGTGGTGCCGGAGGTGAAGGTCAGTTTGGCCGTACCTTCGGGCATGCAGGTGTCGGCCAACTCCTGGCGATACCAGACATCGCCCCGCTGCAGGTACCCGGCTGCCTGTAGCTCCGGTGCCATTGCCGGTTCGGCGATCACCAGGCTGGCGCCGCTGCGTTCAAGGCAGTGCTTGCGCTGCGACGGGCTGAAAAAAGCGGGCAAGGTTACGCAGGTCAGCCCTTCGAACAACAGCGCCAGATCCCAGAGCAGCGCGTCCACACCGTTGTCCAGCGCCAGGGCGACCACCTTCGCCTGTTGATCGCGTAACCGTTGTTGCCGAGCCGCAACCTCGGCGCAGAGGGTGGCGTAGTCGATCTGCAGGTTGTCGCCCCACAAGGCAATGGTGTGCGGCTTACGTTCGGCGTGCTGGTGCAGTGTTTGCTGGAAATGCCTCAACTCAGGCGACATTGCTGGCCTCCGCTGTGCAGGTCGGCAGGCCGAGGCGGCTCAACAGGCCGGCATTTCGCAAGTGGATGAAGCCGGCGCGGATGTTGCCGGCATGCACCTTTGGCTGACTCTGGTAATAGCTGCCCCAGTCGTGCCGATCCTCACCGAGGCGTAGCGGGTCAGCTGCGCAGAGGGTCTGCGGTTTCAGCCCCAGGCGATGGAAACTGTTCACCAGACCGATGCTGCCGGTGAACGCGACCCACTCCAGCCCGCCCATGGCCAGCAGGTAGGTGATGGCAATGATGCTAAGGCGTGCGCTGCCGGTATCGGCAGCTGCGAGGTTGCCGACTTCGACGATTGCCGTGCGCGCCACTGGTTCACCGCTTGCGCCGCTGAGCAGCGGCTCGATCGGTTCATCCAGGTAACGTTCGAGAAACAACGGCCCGGCGCTGGCCAGGCGCACGCCGGCCACCGCGCAGAGCGTTCCGCGGGCATCGCTGACCCCGAACAGTTCGGGCATGAATTGCTGGATACGCGCGCCGTGCGCCTTGCGAAAGCGCTCCTGGATGAACGCTTCGTAGGTGTTGCGCTGGTGTTCGCCGGGTATGGCTCTGGCTAGGGTCAGTGGGGCGTCCGGCGTTGCACCGAAGCGCAAGGGCAGAGGAATGTTCCAGTCGAAATCGGGCATGACGTGATGCCTCCCAGGAAAGGTCTTGGGAGGAGTATTTGCGGCAATCCTTAACGAAGTCTGAAGATACCGAAAGTGTCGCTGATTGAAGTCAGGGCGCCGTCACTGTTTGCCTGTTTGTTCGTCGATTTCACTCCGTGGGTTGTAGTCACCGCCAGCCATGGGGTATGAACACATGGCAGCCAAACACCAATCAGCAAGGAGCCAGGCATGAGTGTTCGAGGGAATGATCGTCAGATCGACAACATTGAGTTCAACGTCAGCGACATCGCTCGCAGCAAAGCCTTCTATGGCGCTGCGTTCGGCTGGACATTTGTCGATTACGGCCCGAGCTATACCGAGTTCAGTGATGGCCGGCTTACCGGTGGTTTCACCACAGGCGAGGCTGTTCGGCCGGGTGGGCCATTGATCATCCTGTATGCGGATGATCTTGAGGCAGTGCAGCAGCGCCTTGAAGGCCTGGGCGCTGTGATCAGCCGCGACACCTTTGCGTTTCCCGGAGGGCGCAGGTTTCATTTCATTGACCCGGATGGCTATGAGCTGGCGGTTTGGACCGCGCAGCAGTAGGCTTCGGCGCCTGATTTTATGGATGCAGCTCAACAGGGAGACGCCGAGTGGCCGAACAAATCTTGAAGACCAAACTGGTCAATTTTCTCGTGGCTGACGCCCGGATCAATCACAGGAGCGTCAGCGCCTTTGGCAATGCGAGTTCATTGTCCGCCTTGATGGAGGTCTTCAAAAAGGTATCCGGAGGGCTGTGGGTTGGCGGCAAACTGGTGGTTACCCAAAGCGTAATTCGCCTGAGCGCCAACGCCATGAACCGCTTTGTACAGCACGGCACGCTGGATATTGAAGTGCCATTGGCATCGATTCGAAAGGTCAGCGTCGAACATGGGTACATCACTAAGATCGTGTGTGTGGAGACCGATGCGGGCATTGTTAAATTTCGGTGTTTCGGGGCGAAGGCCATCGCCAGGGAGATTGAGAGGTTGAGCGTTTCGCAGACTTGGGTGGAGGCTCTGTAGGCGGGCTTTTTGACGCATTGGCAGCAGTGATAATGATTGCCGGTGGTGGGCCGCATCTGCGGCCTCAGTGCGATGCTACTTAAGACCAGATTGGTTATTTCGGTACCCGACGTTCCGCCATCTCTTCCTCGATACCATCGAGCAACGCATCGACCAACCCTTTGGCCATCTCGATGGAATGCAGCGTCGACCAGATCAATCCGCGGGTGTCCGGGTCGACCTTGTCACAGGCCTGCATCCCCGTGTCATTGGCGCATCGCAAGTACATCGACGCATGTACCAAAGCGTCATGTGCTTCGATACCGGCGCGCACGGTGAACAAGGGTGGATGACCTGCGGCACAGGTACCGAAAGGGGTACTGGCAGTGTGTGGGAGAGCATCGGCTGGCGGTGGATCAGGAACGATCTTGGACGTGCTGCAACGCCTATATCAGCCAGGAAACTGCCAGCATCCGCTTGCACACGAATGGGTGGCAGCTGTGCGCAGGTGTGCAAGACCGAGGATATAGGACCCGGCAGACCCGAAGGTCTCCCACGCACAGCCACCATAAAACGATTCCTCAGGCGTAAAGACGCGCCGGAAAGGTCTCACCGAAACTGCCCTTTAGGAAAGGCAGCTAACGGCCAGAAGCAGCCGGTGGACGGAACGATAGCAAATGAGTAGCTATGCTTGGTCTACTGCTGGAACTGATTGAGCAAATTGGGCTTTCCGTCCACGGTGTATAAACCCCTTCAGCGGTCACCCGACTGTCACAATGCCCGGCCTACTCAGGGATAGACGACAGAACAAGGAATGTTATCCACCAAGCCCTTGAAGGCCTTATCACCCCACTTGGGGTAGGAGTCCGCCATGACTGTAGTCGATCGCCTCAGGTATTTGCGCGTCGTTCTAGTTTTGGCTGGCCTCGCGTGCCTTGCTCTCTACCCACTTATGTTGTTCTGGCCGTCTGGCTGGGCCTGGCACGTCGGTCACTCGGACTACCCGATGATGATCGTTGGCATCTACGCAACACTTGGCGTGTTCTTGATCCTGGCCGCAGGTGATCCATTAGCCAATCTGAGCCTAATCTGGTTCGCCGTGTGGTCTAGCGCCGTACACGGAGGAATCATGGCCGTCCAGGCGGTCACCCAGCCGGGGCAAATGGGGCACTTGGCAGGTGACGTACCGGCGCTCTTCATCGTGGCGGTTGCCTTGGCCATCTTGACGCCTCGCTCGCAATTGTCCGCTCGGCCCCGGACACGAAATGGGGCCTAAGCGCAGGTTTGACTGTAAGGATCGGGACGAAAATCGCGTTTCTACGCAAATTTTTGGCCGGCGTTTCTTCACAGCCTGGCGCGTTTTCTGCCTGTCACGGCTGACCGCTTTGGGTCGGTTGCTGCCCTTCGCGACAGGCAGCAATCGGCCATAGCCCTTCCCGACAACGGCCCTTTTTAGCCCTGCCAATCGTGTCTCTGGCAAGGTATGAGAGCCCCGCA encodes the following:
- a CDS encoding DUF6124 family protein, whose translation is MVPDPPPADALPHTASTPFGTCAAGHPPLFTVRAGIEAHDALVHASMYLRCANDTGMQACDKVDPDTRGLIWSTLHSIEMAKGLVDALLDGIEEEMAERRVPK
- a CDS encoding DUF6632 domain-containing protein encodes the protein MTVVDRLRYLRVVLVLAGLACLALYPLMLFWPSGWAWHVGHSDYPMMIVGIYATLGVFLILAAGDPLANLSLIWFAVWSSAVHGGIMAVQAVTQPGQMGHLAGDVPALFIVAVALAILTPRSQLSARPRTRNGA